CACCTGACAGTTATTTTGAAGCCGTTTCCAAAGAATATACAGCTCGCAGAGATACTTTGGTAAAAGGACTTAACAGTATTGAAGGTGTATTCTGCCCAAATCCGGGAGGGGCATTCTATGTTGTTGCAAAATTACCAATCGATAATGCTGACAAATTCTGTCAATGGATGCTTGAATCATTTTCATATGAAAATCAAACAGTCATGATGGCACCTGCAACAGGTTTCTACAGTACACCGGGTGCAGGTCTGAATGAGGTTCGTATGGCGTATGTACTGAATCAGTCTGACTTAAAAAATGCACTGATATGTCTTGAAAAAGCACTTGCCGAATACCCGGGCAGAGCACTGTAAATCAAAACATTACAACACCAATAATATTAAAAAGCCTTTTCATGTTTCTGATGAAAAGGCTTTTTAATAAAACAATTTAGCCCGAAGACCGTTTATATAGTAGTAACGATTTAAATGGAATAGTATGGATAAATTGAAAAAATTTGAGTTGATGGAAAAGATTGTACGTGAACTCGAGGACGTACGTAACAGTCAACAAGCTGTATTAGAAAAAATCGGCAAAATTGAAGTTGACAATATTGAACTTGGAGATAAAAATCTGGAAAACACACTTCCGGATATTTACCAGCGTACAGCTGACAATTCAGATGCAATACGGGATTTGTTAAACTCCTTCCAGGAGAAAACGGACGATTTCGGTGAAAAAAATAATGTTGACAAGCTAAAAGAACAGCAACAAATCAACAGTATAAAATAGTTTTTTTTCAAAATTACAAATGAGAAAGGGTTGCGAATGTTAATTTGCAACCCTTTTTTATATTTTGTACTTTTCTGTTCTCTACTTTCAGGGCTAAACTACTTTTCGGCCTTCTTTAATTTTCTTGTATTCTCCGATTACAAATTCAAGCTGTTCTTCCTGATTGAGATCTGAGTTATCCAGGACAATAGCATCTTCAGCCTGTCTTAGCGGACTTTCTTCTCGTGTACTGTCTATATGATCGCGGTGAGCCAGATTTTCCATGACATCTTTCATGGTGACTTGCTCTCCTTTAGCTGTTAATTCCAGGTACCTGCGTTCTGCACGAACCATCGGATCTGCTGTCATAAAGATCTTAAGATCTGCATCCGGAAATACTGTTGTACCTATATCCCGGCCATCCATAATAATATTTCTTCTCTTCCCTAATTTCTGTTGTTGGGCTACCATAGCTTTCCGTACAGCTTTGAGTGCACTTACTTCACTTACTTTGTCGGAAATATACATCTGACGAATTTCATCTGAAATATCTTCATCATTGAGATGTAGCTCCGTTTTTTCAGTATTAGGAATAAAATCTATATGTATAAGATCCAAAGCTTTGTTTATTGCTTCTTCATTGTTCATATCGATTTGTTCGCGGATAAAATACAATGTTACTGCACGGTACATCGCTCCGCTATCGATGAATACAAAATTTAATTTTTTAGCAAGAGCTTTTGCCAATGTACTCTTTCCGCAGGAAGAGAAACCATCTATTGCAATAATAAAATTATGCCGGATACTCATATCTTAAACATTTCCTCCTATAATGACTCCAGGCTTGTTAACCAACGGAACCTTTGAGAGATTTTCATCAACAATACTTTCCGGAAGGAAGATGTATTTTTTATCATAAATCACCCCACCAATATAATAACTTAACCAATACTCATTTGTCAATCCAAACACCTGATCATCAATAGCTTCTATTTTAACAAACGAAGACGGCGCCACATCTCCGATAAAATGTCGGAGTGTTGTTGTCTTCACTTCCTTACCATCTTTTTTTCCATAGCCTTTAGAACTGACAAATACATTCTCCAGTCCCTCATTTTTTTCATTGATCAGATAGACTTTCCAGTTCTGGGAAGTCGGTGTATCTCCCTCGAGTACCACAGAAATCAGAATATCTTCTACAATATTTTCAGGCAAATCTTTTTTCATGCAACGATCTTATCAACGATTAAAGTTACTTTTTTGCTGTTGTTTTTTTTGTTCTCGGAGCAGCTTTTTTTGCTGTACTTTTCGCAGCCTTACCTTTCGGAGCATCTGCTTCAGCCCATTTCAGGACATCTTCATAGCTGATTTTTTCTACTTCTGTACCTTTAGGGATTTTAATATTTTGTTTACCAAAACGTATAAAAGGACCCCATCTTCCATTTTCGATCTGTGCATCCGGATTTTCATCAAATACACGGATTACTTTATCTTTATCTTTTTGTCTTTTCTCTTTTATGATCTCGATCGCTTCTTCTTCAGTCACGTCATGCGGATCCATTCCCTTTGGTAAGGAATAGAATGAACTGTCATGTCTGACATAAGGTCCGAAACGACCTATTGCAACGGTCATATCCTTCTCTTCAAAAGCACCTACTTTTTTAGGAAGCTTGAAAAGTTCCAACGCATCTTCAAAAGTAATGGTTTCGATCATCTGACCTTTTCGTAGAGACGCAAAACGTGGTTTCTCTTCATCATCTGCACTACCAATCTGTACTAATGGTCCGAAACGGCCTACTCTGACAGTCACCGGCTTACCTGTTTCCGGATCCGTGCCCAGCTCACGTTCATGTGTGGCACGCTCCGCATTTTCAAGCGTATCCTGTACTTCGGTATGAAACGGGCCGTAGAAGCCTTTCATCATTTCCGTCCACTCTGTAAGTCCCTGAGCGATATCATCAAACTCCTTCTCTACTTTGGCCGTAAAATGATAGTCTACGATTCCTTTGAAATGCTCTACGAGAAAATCATTGACCAGTACACCGATATCAGTAGGGAACATTTTAGATTTTTCAGCGCCAGTGATCTCCGTTTTAGTCACTGTATTTACCTGACCGTTTTCTAATGTCAAAACCTGATAATCGCGTGATCGTCCTTCTCTATCTTCTTTCTCTACATATCCGCGATTTTGAATCGTTGAAATCGTAGGTGCATAAGTAGACGGACGACCTATACCCAGTTCTTCCAGTTTCTTGACCAGAGAAGCTTCTGTATATCTCGCCGGAGGACGGGAGAAACGCTGAATAGCATTCATTGTTTTCAACTGCACAGCCTGTCCCTGCTCTAACGGAGGTAAAAGTGTATTTGACGAATCGTCATCTGTTCCAAGATCAGTATCATCGTCTGTAGATTCCATATATACTTTTAGGAAACCGTCAAATTTCATGACTTCTCCTGAAGCAACCAGCATCTCCGAACGTGTGGAAACAGCAATTTTGGCAGTTGTTTTTTCAAACTCAGCCTCACTCATCTGCGAAGCGATAGCACGTTTCCAGATTAATTCATAAAGGCGTCTTTCTGAAGAATCACCTTCAATGGTATGATCCGAAAAATAGGTAGGACGAATAGCTTCGTGCGCTTCCTGTGCTCCTGCAGCTTTTGTTTTATATTTTCTCATCTTATGGTATTTGGTACCATAAGCATTTGTAATCTCCTTTTCAGCCGATTCTATTGCAGTATCACTCAAATTGACAGAGTCGGTACGCATATAGGTAATACGTCCGGCTTCGTAAAGGCGCTGTGCAACCTGCATTGTTCTTGCTACCGAAAAGCCTAGCTTGCGGCTGGCTTCCTGCTGAAGAGTAGAAGTAGTGAAAGGTGCTGAAGGTGTTCTTTTGGCCGGTTTTTTCTCCAGTGAAGACACTGAAAAAGAAGCGGCAATACAATCTTTCAGAAACTGTGCTGCTTCTGCCTCCGTTTCAAAACGCTGAGGTAGTTCCGCTTTAAACTGTTCTTTGCCTTTTCCTGTCAGAAAAAGAGCTATTATTTTGAATGAAGCCTCTGCTTCAAATTTATTGATCTCTCTTTCACGCTCTACAATAAGTCTTACAGCCACAGACTGTACACGACCTGCAGAAAGAGAAGGTTTTACTTTACGCCATAACACAGGTGACAATTCGAATCCCACCAAACGGTCGAGTACGCGTCTGGCTTGCTGCGCATTTACCAGATTGTAATCTATTGTACGGGGTGTTTCAATCGCTTTTAGAAT
The Sphingobacterium spiritivorum genome window above contains:
- the cmk gene encoding (d)CMP kinase, with protein sequence MSIRHNFIIAIDGFSSCGKSTLAKALAKKLNFVFIDSGAMYRAVTLYFIREQIDMNNEEAINKALDLIHIDFIPNTEKTELHLNDEDISDEIRQMYISDKVSEVSALKAVRKAMVAQQQKLGKRRNIIMDGRDIGTTVFPDADLKIFMTADPMVRAERRYLELTAKGEQVTMKDVMENLAHRDHIDSTREESPLRQAEDAIVLDNSDLNQEEQLEFVIGEYKKIKEGRKVV
- the topA gene encoding type I DNA topoisomerase, with amino-acid sequence MAKNLLIVESPAKAKTIEGYLGKDFLVKSSYGHIRDLVKTDDAIDTENNFQQKYEVPSDKKAVVSELKKLAKEAEMVWLASDEDREGEAISWHLYETLGLKEQNTKRIVFHEITKPAILKAIETPRTIDYNLVNAQQARRVLDRLVGFELSPVLWRKVKPSLSAGRVQSVAVRLIVEREREINKFEAEASFKIIALFLTGKGKEQFKAELPQRFETEAEAAQFLKDCIAASFSVSSLEKKPAKRTPSAPFTTSTLQQEASRKLGFSVARTMQVAQRLYEAGRITYMRTDSVNLSDTAIESAEKEITNAYGTKYHKMRKYKTKAAGAQEAHEAIRPTYFSDHTIEGDSSERRLYELIWKRAIASQMSEAEFEKTTAKIAVSTRSEMLVASGEVMKFDGFLKVYMESTDDDTDLGTDDDSSNTLLPPLEQGQAVQLKTMNAIQRFSRPPARYTEASLVKKLEELGIGRPSTYAPTISTIQNRGYVEKEDREGRSRDYQVLTLENGQVNTVTKTEITGAEKSKMFPTDIGVLVNDFLVEHFKGIVDYHFTAKVEKEFDDIAQGLTEWTEMMKGFYGPFHTEVQDTLENAERATHERELGTDPETGKPVTVRVGRFGPLVQIGSADDEEKPRFASLRKGQMIETITFEDALELFKLPKKVGAFEEKDMTVAIGRFGPYVRHDSSFYSLPKGMDPHDVTEEEAIEIIKEKRQKDKDKVIRVFDENPDAQIENGRWGPFIRFGKQNIKIPKGTEVEKISYEDVLKWAEADAPKGKAAKSTAKKAAPRTKKTTAKK